The Primulina eburnea isolate SZY01 chromosome 8, ASM2296580v1, whole genome shotgun sequence genome contains a region encoding:
- the LOC140839396 gene encoding uncharacterized protein has product MVTAGSTPSSNDEIPRVKFLCSFSGSILPRPQDGKLRYVGGETRIVSVPRDITYEELMEKMRELLEGAALLKYQQPDEDLDALVSVVNDDDVTNMMEEYDKLGSRDGFTRLRIFLFLHNDQDGSLHFGDVDERDNERRYVDALNNLNESPEFRKQPGESLVVGAFDDGHTTEQFFNQNNLEGSFLGQRNMELPIAQMNLRRLTIPHLGSGQPQQSIAQRYNEMEAPWSPGYYSPRHPGNIDQRQFAEFPSSPSSRCRTPYGDFPDRIYSEDYSRAPVNTHFIYEQPPQYPDNVVLIPTGSAVNEKDGFPGNILQGCSTYEGNSICENCRMNFPKNQVYPESSRKASEQSHLETPNLGNGYIQVPNSCSECPPNREVYMLSDANMHPVYQNDPRFVHPKTHNHERGWVSPHQSNPWAEESRPHISVAGRLADGYTIENGVNILHGHGNVCDGHHVQSPYIHHDNQRYARSGVEYGSQLFQDHAVASGSHIHLPCADGIRYVNPAYRYGDDNLHPAPQCHIPSQALWRNGVPSYDASVSHQLLNGSVGTGFIRGTVEGSPRVQAFLENQNLWADSSQKIAGFNGSHMPEYFNLQSVKLTPSMYTVENPHQYGLEPVQSTAELTKFGTSNSPFPKSDPASLADDKSVPVAAANIYFRNDTDITKESNHAGAGETSVTCGIMDKNSNGLASYASIKSNVPEPTVENGGAATVDATKVSFPEESLHVQLEVLPELTACVEEAALQSMKEMKSQIQDDAGLGVEHKVVANEHTQKDADGVDTNTELEAEFDNENVYNSKIEPTKAEAEAIDQGLQTIKSEDLEEIRELGSGTYGAVYHGKWKGSDVAIKRIKASCFTGKPSERERLIADFWKEALILSSLHHPNVVSFYGVVRDGEDGSLATVTEFMINGSLKQFLQKKDRTIDRRKRLIIAMDAAFGMEYLHGKNIVHFDLKCENLLVNMRDPHRPVCKIGDLGLSKVKQHTLVSGGVRGTLPWMAPELLSGKSNMVTEKIDVYSFGIVMWELLTGGEPYADMHCASIIGGIVNNTLRPQIPTWCDPEWKSLMESCWASDPTQRPSFSEISQKLRNMAAAMNLK; this is encoded by the exons ATGGTGACTGCTGGCTCTACCCCGAGCTCTAATGATGAAATTCCAcgtgttaaattcttgtgtagCTTTTCGGGTAGTATATTGCCACGACCCCAAGATGGTAAACTTAGATATGTTGGAGGTGAGACACGTATTGTGAGCGTCCCACGTGATATAACTTATGAAGAACTCATGGAGAAAATGAGGGAGCTTTTGGAAGGTGCAGCTTTGTTGAAATACCAACAGCCGGATGAGGATCTTGATGCCTTGGTATCTGTTGTCAACGATGATGATGTCACAAATATGATGGAGGAGTACGACAAGTTAGGATCCAGGGACGGGTTTACCAGGTTGaggatatttttgtttttgcatAATGATCAGGACGGTTCATTGCATTTTGGTGATGTAGATGAAAGGGATAATGAGAGGAGGTATGTGGATGCTTTGAACAACCTTAACGAATCTCCCGAATTTAGAAAGCAGCCTGGGGAGTCTTTGGTAGTGGGGGCTTTTGACGATGGCCATACAACTGAACAGTTCTTTAATCAGAATAATCTAGAGGGTAGCTTCCTTGGTCAAAGAAACATGGAATTGCCAATTGCTCAGATGAATTTACGGCGCCTAACGATACCTCATTTGGGTTCGGGCCAACCTCAACAATCGATAGCTCAAAGATATAATGAGATGGAGGCACCATGGAGTCCTGGTTACTATTCCCCAAGGCATCCTGGAAACATAGATCAGAGGCAATTTGCAGAGTTTCCAAGTTCGCCTTCCTCTCGCTGTCGAACGCCATATGGAGACTTTCCTGACAGAATTTATTCTGAGGATTACAGTCGGGCTCCGGTCAATACCCATTTCATTTATGAACAACCTCCACAGTATCCAGACAATGTAGTGTTAATTCCTACCGGATCTGCTGTCAATGAGAAGGATGGATTTCCTGGTAACATACTCCAAGGGTGCAGCACTTATGAAGGAAACAGTATTTGTGAGAATTGCAGGATGAATTTTCCGAAAAATCAAGTTTATCCTGAATCTTCTAGGAAGGCCAGTGAACAGTCACATCTAGAGACTCCTAACCTGGGAAATGGGTATATTCAGGTCCCTAATTCTTGCTCCGAGTGCCCTCCAAACCGGGAAGTGTACATGTTGTCGGATGCAAATATGCACCCTGTGTATCAAAATGATCCTCGATTCGTGCATCCTAAGACTCATAATCATGAAAGAGGATGGGTTTCACCACATCAGTCAAATCCTTGGGCCGAGGAATCGAGACCACATATATCTGTTGCTGGAAGGTTGGCTGATGGCTACACTATTGAAAATGGTGTGAATATCCTCCATGGTCATGGTAATGTATGTGATGGACACCATGTGCAATCACCTTACATCCATCATGATAATCAACGATATGCTCGGTCCGGGGTAGAGTATGGTAGTCAACTGTTTCAGGACCATGCTGTGGCAAGTGGATCACATATTCATCTGCCATGTGCTGACGGAATTCGCTATGTAAATCCTGCCTATAGATATGGGGATGATAATCTCCACCCGGCACCACAATGTCACATTCCTTCACAAGCTCTATGGAGAAATGGAGTTCCCTCCTATGACGCATCAGTCTCACATCAGCTCTTGAATGGCTCTGTCGGTACTGGATTCATCCGAGGTACAGTGGAGGGTAGTCCCAGAGTTCAAGCTTTTTTAGAGAATCAGAATCTTTGGGCTGACTCATCCCAAAAAATCGCGGGCTTCAATGGGTCTCACATGCCAGAATATTTTAATCTCCAGTCTGTGAAATTGACACCTAGTATGTACACTGTGGAGAATCCTCATCAATATGGTCTGGAACCCGTCCAATCAACAGCTGAGCTGACTAAGTTTGGTACTTCCAACAGCCCTTTTCCAAAGTCTGACCCAGCATCTCTAGCAGATGATAAATCAGTTCCTGTTGCTGCTGctaatatatattttagaaaCGATACAGATATTACCAAAGAATCAAATCATGCAGGAGCAGGAGAAACTTCTGTTACGTGTGGTATTATGGACAAGAACTCCAATGGTTTAGCATCTTATGCAtccattaaatcaaatgttccGGAACCCACTGTAGAAAATGGTGGGGCTGCAACAGTAGATGCAACCAAAGTTAGTTTTCCTGAGGAGTCTTTACATGTCCAGTTGGAAGTCTTGCCGGAGTTAACTGCATGTGTAGAAGAGGCGGCCTTGCAAAGTATGAAGGAGATGAAGTCTCAAATTCAAGATGATGCGGGTTTGGGGGTTGAGCATAAAGTAGTTGCAAATGAACATACTCAAAAGGATGCAGATGGAGTT GACACCAATACAGAATTGGAGGCAGAATTTGataatgaaaatgtttacaactcCAAGATAGAGCCGACAAAAGCTGAGGCGGAAGCCATAGATCAAGGATTACAG ACAATAAAAAGCGAAGATCTGGAGGAGATCAGGGAGTTAGGTTCTGGGACATATGGTGCAGTCTATCATGGCAAATGGAAGGGCTCGGATGTAGCAATAAAAAGAATAAAGGCCAGCTGCTTTACTGGAAAGCCATCTGAAAGGGAACGACTA ATTGCGGATTTCTGGAAGGAGGCGCTGATATTAAGTTCATTGCACCACCCAAATGTTGTCTCTTTTTACGGTGTAGTTCGTGATGGTGAAGATGGATCTTTAGCAACAGTGACCGAGTTCATGATTAATGGATCTCTTAAACAATTTTTGCAGAAGAAAGACAG AACAATCGATAGACGCAAAAGACTAATAATAGCAATGGATGCTGCATTTGGTATGGAGTACTTGCACGGAAAGAATATTGTTCATTTTGACTTAAAATGTGAGAATCTGCTGGTAAATATGAGAGACCCTCATCGTCCAGTTTGCAAG ATTGGGGATCTCGGCTTATCAAAGGTGAAACAACACACTTTAGTGTCCGGAGGTGTTCGTGGGACATTACCATGGATGGCACCCGAACTCTTGAGCGGGAAGAGCAACATGGTAACTGAAAAG ATCGACGTGTACTCATTTGGGATTGTCATGTGGGAATTGCTGACTGGTGGTGAACCCTATGCAGATATGCACTGTGCTTCTATAATTG GAGGGATCGTGAACAACACATTGAGGCCACAAATCCCAACATGGTGCGACCCCGAATGGAAGTCATTGATGGAAAGTTGTTGGGCATCTGATCCGACACAGAGGCCATCGTTTTCAGAAATTTCGCAGAAATTAAGAAACATGGCCGCAGcaatgaatttgaaataa
- the LOC140837888 gene encoding transcription factor MYB36-like — MGRAPCCDKANVKKGPWSPEEDATLKAYIDKHGTGGNWIALPQKIGIKRCGKSCRLRWLNYLRPNIKHGGFTEEEDNIICSLYISIGSRWSIIAAQLPGRTDNDIKNYWNTRLKKKLLGRRKNSAANQSLSISDQDPSKDQTNCGEEGTYSLENLSNSALERLQLHIQLQSLQNPFSFYNNPSLWPKMNSLQQKMIQTLHSLDENQNIIDPQASAITSLDHDYHCLMSNLKTTNEGVVNNTTFKSPESNFQDSNPIMGQMDSTGIDKSGGSGFTQGEMDELLNIKVSNFLATDQSAQVPEFDCFKQMDVSKENFAWWGNEFEGNSASSNSWDSANMLNQSGEIMYQDYGLGYSMQ, encoded by the exons ATGGGGAGAGCTCCTTGTTGTGACAAAGCTAATGTGAAGAAAGGACCATGGTCTCCTGAAGAAGATGCGACACTCAAAGCTTATATTGACAAGCATGGGACTGGTGGAAATTGGATTGCTCTTCCTCAGAAAATCG GGATTAAGAGATGTGGGAAGAGCTGCAGACTAAGATGGCTGAATTATTTGAGGCCAAATATTAAGCATGGTGGATTTACTGAAGAAGAAGATAATATCATTTGTAGCCTATATATAAGTATAGGCAGCAG GTGGTCAATCATTGCAGCACAGCTGCCTGGAAGGACAGACAATGACATCAAAAACTACTGGAACACGAGGTTGAAGAAGAAATTGCTGGGAAGGCGTAAAAATTCCGCTGCGAATCAAAGTTTATCGATCTCTGATCAAGATCCTTCGAAAGATCAGACGAATTGTGGAGAAGAGGGCACCTACAGTTTAGAAAACCTAAGCAATTCAGCCTTGGAAAGGCTTCAGCTTCATATCCAGCTTCAAAGCCTTCAAAATCCATTCTCGTTTTACAATAACCCATCACTTTGGCCTAAAATGAATAGTCTGCAGCAAAAAATGATCCAAACCCTTCATTCTTTGGatgaaaatcaaaacattatcgACCCTCAAGCTTCTGCTATCACTAGTCTTGATCACGACTATCACTGTTTAATGAGCAATTTAAAGACTACAAACGAAGGAGTTGTTAACAATACTACTTTCAAAAGTCCAGAAAGCAATTTTCAAGACTCAAATCCGATAATGGGGCAAATGGACAGCACAGGAATTGATAAGTCGGGTGGTTCAGGTTTCACTCAAGGAGAAATGGATGAATTACTGAATATCAAAGTTTCTAACTTTCTTGCAACAGATCAGAGTGCTCAGGTTCCTGAATTTGATTGTTTCAAACAAATGGATGTATCGAAGGAGAATTTCGCATGGTGGGGCAATGAATTTGAGGGAAATTCAGCTTCTTCAAACTCGTGGGATTCCGCGAATATGCTTAATCAATCTGGAGAAATAATGTATCAAGATTATGGATTAGGATACAGTATGCAGTGA
- the LOC140839172 gene encoding uncharacterized protein: MVENREDARYNPPDAIPIRDHFRPMINTHYSGISRGTINANNFELKPALINMVQQNQLSGTATADPHVHLRTFPEITYTGKINNVSDDIIRLRLFPFSLRDQAIGWLQSLPLGSITTWQELETKFLSKYFSPANSVQLKIEISTFRQTDFDQLYEAWEMYKELLRRCSNHGFEDSVQIELFYNWLNGQTQTTMDASAGGTIFAKSPAQTYDLLKQMTINSYQCPSERSGLQRTAGVYAVDPITSLTAQVSALTTQIATMNKVGTSNTEGPPFVVEESHFPEEVQYINNKNFGGYGGYREIGVVCREEKEVELMPVRDEKPTPTKRARAEFQKKKGLEDLKNLHTNNEFADQVEGEFTQGTRKNLPQQLLDPGEFTVPCEIGGQLVTKSICDSGVSVNIIPSSLYEKLGLTRIKPTELSLPLADKSVKVPLGIVEHVELQIKN, encoded by the exons ATGGTTGAAAACAGAGAGGACGCGAGATATAACCCGCCAGATGCCATACCTATCAGAGACCACTTCAGACCAATGATCAACACACATTATTCTGGCATTTCTCGAGGGACCATAAACGCCAACAATTTCGAGTTGAAGCCTGCACTAATAaatatggttcaacagaaccaattATCAGGAACTGCCACTGCTGATCCTCATGTTCATTTAAGGACATTCCCGGAGATCACGTATACGggtaaaattaataatgtttctgatgatattattagattgCGCTTGTTTCCATTTTCTCTCAGGGACCAGGCGATAGGATGGCTGCAATCGCTTCCCTTGGGaagtatcactacatggcaggagCTAGAGACGAAATTTCTTTCTAAATATTTTTCCCCAGCGAATTCTGTGCAATTGAAGATTGAGATCAGTACTTTCAGGCAAACTGACTTTGATCAGCTTTATGAGGCATGGGAGATGTACAAGGAGTTGTTGCGGAGGTGCTCgaatcatggttttgaagactCGGTACAGATTGAGCTTTTCTATAATTGGTTGAATGGTCAGACACAGACAACAATGGATGCATCGgcaggtggcacgatctttgccaaatctcctgCTCAAACCTACGACTTGCTTAAGCAGATGACTATTAATAGCTACCAATGcccgtctgagaggtcaggatTACAGAGGACTGCTGGAGTTTATGCGGTGGATCCTATCACATCACTCACTGCGCAAGTATCAGCATTGACTACACAGATAGCGACTATGAATAAAGTGGGTACATCAAACACCGAGGGACCACCATTTGTTGTTGAAGAATCACATTTTCCTGAAGAAGTCCAATACATCAACAACAAGAACTTTGGAGgctatggaggatatcgag AGATTGGTGTGGTATGCAGAGAAGAGAAGGAGGTTGAACTCATGCCTGTTAGAGATGAAAAGCCAACTCCAACCAAAAGAGCCCGAG ctgaatttcaaaagaaaaaaggtcttgaagatctcaagaacctacacaCTAATAATGAGTTTGCAGATCAGGTGGAAGGTGAATTTACACAAGGAACACGAAAAAATCTTCCTCAGCAGTTGCTAGATCCCGGTGAATTTACTgtaccatgtgaaatagggGGTCAATTAGTGACAAAATCTATATGTGATTCAGGAGTAAGCGTGAATATAATTCCAAGTTCTCTCTATGAGAAACTTGGACTAACCAGGATAAAACCCACAGAATTAAGCTTGCCGCTGGCAGATAAATCGGTGAAGGTGCCATTGGGTATTGTGGAACATGTAGAACTTCAGATCAAAAATTGA